From Daucus carota subsp. sativus chromosome 6, DH1 v3.0, whole genome shotgun sequence:
GATTCATCCTAATTAAATGTTTTGTATACACATCATGGAAAAAGGAAATTAAAGCCATTTCTAAACTGGTTAATACAGTGATGAAACTAATCATCTAATACACTGTCAGAATTAAGTCGGCTTATAAACCAAACAGAGTACATAATAGTAAAACAAACACAATCCTGAAAGTGAGTGGATAACTGTATATTAACCAAATTATAGCATAATCGAGGCCAGCTCATAATAGTGAAGATAGCAACAATAGACATGGTCCTATATGtataggcaattgctcaaagACAAACCAAATTagagtacaaactacaaacttaaTCTAGACCCTTTAAATGATTCTAATCTAACGCCCCCTAGAAGTCACCACATACAATTAAAATACACCATCTCACACATGATACCACATAATCCCTTccgttttttattttgatttttcctGTCAATCGGTGAGCTTTGTTTTAAAATCTTAACTTCACTGTATTTCTCTTCATCTCCCAACAATCAATTTGCATAACATATGTGCTATGTTTCAATGTGattcaggattttttttttttttttaattttagtttgtagtatatatttgaaggaggtttgtattagagtgagaccatatatatatatatataacatacaaGTTCTCCGGAGAACTAgttctcgtttgagccttgcCCTTTTAATAAACACAACCATGATCAGATGCAGTCCTGCTCTTATGACAGAAAGGTCATGCCCGGGGGACAAAGGCATGAGAGTATTAAAAGGCAATGGATATTTTCAGGGTTTAAGaaatttaataaacaaaaaattaaaggcTTTTTAGATAACCCTTAGAATCCATAAAATTAGTAACTACAATACAATTGACAGCTTTTGAAAACAATGACAGGACAAGCTCCGTATGTGTGTGAGATATATAGGTAAAATGACTgcaaaaataaagctacaaagtCTCTTCTACAAGCCTATATCACACACAAAACTGTGGCATATATCTCAAAAAGGAACTGATTACAAATGAATTACTACTGACCCAGAAGaagcacaaaattttatttagtgTTCATAAACTACCTGATATACAGTTATGTTAAAGGATTTAAACATACTATATCAGTATTCTCTATTCCTGGTACGACTCATAGTCTTACAGACTTTGACCTAGGACACGCAATAATAACAGAAAGAATTTTAGCAACTGAAAAGTTTTTAGCAagtcatatataataataaagctacaaagtCTCTCCTACAAGCCTAAATCACAATAAAAATTTGGCAAATATCTTAATAAACACCGATTACTCATTAAATACTAATAACAAGGGGTAAAAACTATACCTTCTTCTGCATTTATATTCTATAACCCAACATACAGTTGTGTTAAAAGATTCAAATATACTATATAAGTAATTCATATTCTTGTTACGACTCGCAGTCCTATAGGTCTTGACCTTATGGCAACAATTTCGtcaaaatatcaataaaaaaaacaataaaaagagTTTTTTGTCCCCGAAATGTTGGAATATTAGAATAAGTATACAAGGAGTATCAGCGCAATAACATTTAATCTAGAAAGCAGAATTGCAACCGGAGAATTACGTAAATATTGGCAGATACTAAGCTGGGCATATACGTCGCAATCACAACAGTGAAGATAAGCATCGTAGCCTTAACATCaagtgtaatttttttaataaggaaACAAAGATATGTTCGGCAATTATGGTACAAATCCTCTGAAAACTATTGACTACATTACTTATGAGAAATACAAGCACGAAATAAATCTTCAGACTGATAgctatattcaaaaatattagtgtgttataaaatacaaataaggTAGCAGTTCTCTGTTACTATTGTATGcatctaaaaaaattatgtgacCATCAAGAAACAATTGATTTAATAACACATCAAGAATCCCGCtgcaatataaatttaataaattttccaaaatggacGCACCTTACTGCAACTTCGTGACGAACATCATATCTAATTTTCTTCTCAAAGCACCGATTCTGTTTTTTCTGATAGAACCTGCGGAGAGAGGCTGCTCTCTCCGGATCACTAAACCTCTGAGGGTAATCTTTTTGATACTGTGCCTGAAGACCAATTCACGTGCTTAGAATGAATTCCAAAATCATAGTAAAACACTAGTTAATCCAATTATACCGGAGGATTCCTATAAGCTATGTCAGCAGGTTGAGCAGTTGAAGGAAGCTCACATCCCCCTAGAATTAAAAGCACCTGTTGTACCTGTAAAAACCATCAACTTCCACTATTAATAAACAATTTAAGTTACCCAAATATTAGgtcaatattaaaatatcacaCAATACAACTTGGCAGTATATTGTATATGATCTATACTACCGAACTAAACCTAGGAAAAGATTAGTCCACGACCCCAgcaactaatttaatttctaaCAACACTTCCTGGTTCCTAATTAACAGCCATCATCTTCTTCAGCAGTAAAAACAGAAAAACGTGACGACAAAAATGTGACATACAATTACCTCATGTTTTACAGCAGTTCTCGTTAAAATTGTAGCTAGCTACCTAACCTTCACCGGGATTCATTAATAACATTAAAATCACTCTATATCATTCCATTAAGCTTTCACAAAGATTAACGGAAACACTAACAGAATCACTATAATTTTGTCATTCGTTAAATCTTTACCACAATTAAtgagaaagaaaacaaaatcaCCACATACGTCATttctttaaatctttaaaacaaTAAACGAGAAAGTTATCTGTTCTTATAATCTTTGAGCTCTTATCAATTAACGAAAACAATTAAATAGAATATCACATATCATTCTTTTGAATCTTCAAATCCTTAATACAATTGAAGACAATTCACAACACATTTCATTCCATTATATCTCATCAAAGCAAATGCTCTAATTCCTAATTAAAAACCCTAGCAAATTTATCTAACAGTAAATTCCGCAACTTACTCAAACTCAACAATTTTCAAACCCTTCCACtctaatataattatcaatCCAAAGACACGTACACTCAaacagagggagagagagagagagagagagagagggagggagagggagagagggaggggagagggggagagagagagagagaggcctAGCCTTGTCAGCAGTAACAGTGTCGAACACATAAACCTGGCCGCCAAACGACAGCGTAAGCTGATCACTGGTGTTTCCACATTGCGAAACGGCGTCGTACGACACCGCAGCATCGCTCCCCTCCACAACCTCGTAATTCGCAATCGTATCGCCTTCTTCAAACCCCTGCGACTCATCATACGCCAATTCATGCGAAATAGGATCGATCGGCACGCCGGCGCCGGCGCCGAGTTTGTCGGAGTAGTGGCTCGGATAATTCATCGCTTGGCTGTGATTGTACATTGTCGATTTTGCCCTAACCCTAGAGTCCGAGACCGTGAGTACAATTATATATAGTGTGTGCTGTgtgtattatattattagtgATGAAGTATTGAAGTCGGTGAATGACGGTGAGAAAAGAAAACACACACTCGAGAGTGTTTGTGTTTATCTGGGCGAGGCAAAATTGAAAATTACCCCTGGATTACACTTATTTACAGTGCTGCCATtacacttttttaatttattatttagttaTTACATTTGTGAATAAATAAGATAAATAGAAATTGTAGATATGATACAATtgttattataaaattcataattactcttatttgatattttaattgtaATATAATCACTAAATTATCGATAATTCTGTCATCTACACTAGAATTAAAATTGCTAACATAtaacatattaattaaataattcataaattcatagataatataatttattatatacattgaatggaaatatattacataaaaatatCTATATCATAGAAATTACTATAATAAATCtatttttcctaaaaaaaatataagaatctattttattagaactACCGGACCCATAGTAGAGCTTCACTGTAATTGTCTGTAAGCATGAGAAGACTCATCTCTTCTCTGTCTCTCTCTACCAGAAAACCCCATTTTTTACTTCTGTATCACCTTCACCACACACAAACAAAGCCCACGCAGAGCTCCCCCATAGCCCATTTGAATCCGAGCCCAATAGACCCATTAAACTATCTCCTCACTTTCATCCCCCAAATCAAAGCTCTCTCAGAAAACCCAAGAAACAAGAATGCTCTCACTTCACTAGACTCACTTTTGGGCCAAGCCCATTTCTTGGATTCTGCTGCCTCACTGATTGTGATTCAGTATTTGTGTGAAATTAAGAAGCTTGGGAGGGCTAAAGATGTGTTCTTGAAGCTCAAGAGTGAGGGTAAGCTTAAAGATTGCATTTTGTTTAGTTTAGTGTATGATTGTTTGGTTGCTAATAGTGGAATTCATGATGTTGAGGTTGTGTGGAATGAGCTTTGTGGGAATGATTTAAAGATTGATGTTTGTGATTATGTTGTTTATGTGTGTAAGTTTTGTGGGCGTGAGGAAATTAAGGGTATTTTCGAGAGGGTTGTGATGGGAGGGAGGGTTTTGAGGAGGGAAAGCTATGGCGCATTGATTGGTGCTTTGTGTAGGGAGAATGAGGGGGAGTTGGGGAAAGAGGTTATGAGGGTGATGGGTGGTTTGGGGATTGAAGTTGATTGTTTTAGTTATTATGTTTTGTTTCGGTGTTTTTGTCGGAATGGGAATGTGGATGAAGCTGATTGGGTTTTGAGGGAATTGGTGAAGAGGGaattttatattgatatatgtgtgtatggGAATTTTTTGTATGGTCTTTGTAAAACGGGAAAATTTAGGGAGGCGAAGAAGTTGTTTCTTAGGTTGACGAAGCAGGATGGTGTGGGAGGGTATAAGAATGTGGATTTTTTGAAGGAGGGAAGAAGGGTGATCTTTCAGTTAAAGTGTGAGGATAATGTTCCGAATATATTGGCTTATGAATCATATTTTCGTTCTTTATGTGATATAGGGAGGCTTGATGAGGCTGAAGTGTTGTTGAAAAAGATGATGAATAGTAGAATTGTGCCCGAGATATGTGTGTATGGTTCGTTTATAAAGGCTCTTTTTGCTGCTGATCGAGATAAAGATGCAATAAGATTTCTTCAAGTTGAGAAGAAGAAAGGTCTAGTTAAAGTTGATGAGATTGCGAGTTATGTCATTAAGGGTTTGTGTCAGAAGAGGAAACTTGATGAGGCTGTGAGAATCTTTGACGAAACTTCTGTGCTCGGGGAATTTCTTAATCGTACAAATATTTGTAATTGTATACTAGGTAATTACTGGAAAGAAGGTAGATCGGCGGAGGCAGAGAACTTGTTTAGAAGGTTGAAGGAAGGTAACTACGGATTGCGTGATGCATCGACATACGAAGTCATGATTAATGGATATTGCAACCAAAGTAATGGTGTAAAGGCACTCCTCTTATTTCAAGAAATGGTGGATAGGAAAATCATTATTAGCTGTGCACTATATGAGGTAATAATTAGAGCCTTGTGTTCATGTGGAAGTCTAAGGGAAGCACTTAAATATTTGAATGATATGGTTGAAAGTGGAAACATGGTATATAGCAGGAGATGGAAGATATTTATTAGCTCAACATTTGCTGCATTGGAACATGGTATTTCCAGTGACTTTTGAAGTATTCACTTGATTAGAATAATGACATATATGTTCCCTCACATTGCCTGTCTGGATTTTCCGTGTGATCTTAGTAAggtattaaatattttctttttattaaagTCTTCGTTCATGTTTTACTCTATGAATCCCTAGAAAACAATTCACCATATATGCACATATGTTTTGGTTTATAGTGATGCACATAGAGGTTGGTCTTATGCTGCATCAACATGTCAGAGAAAGTTACATAAAATCTCATGTATATGATTTATCTACAATGTTCATATCAGCTAAAAATAAATTGCTTAATTTGGAATGAACAAAGCTAATGGTATGTTTGGGCAAGGAACATTAGTTTTGATGATGTTCCActtatacaatataaatcataaGATCAGAAGCGTAAAATTTCCAACTGACCATTTGCTCTTCATAAAAATATTGCGAATGCACCATCTGACCTAGCTGTTCGGTTACGGCTGGGGAGTGACCTAAAAGTAGTTGTACGGTAGATGTGTTTTGCTTAATCTTCTTTTCTTAACACCCCACCTTGTTCTAGgaattgacaaaaaaaattaaccaCGGGTTTACTTCGAACTAacactataaattttttaagcTGATCAGATAACAGATAACAGCTCCGCAAAGAATATtgtcataataaatataaaggaagatatgaatttaaaatatttaataaatattaagacatattaaaaaaaattggggTTACAATTGTACACACACATGTAAAGTTGATACTTGATAGAGATGTAGAGAGGGATAGGAAAGAGACACATTAAAGAAATGTAGTGGTCACTCCCAACAGTTTACAAACCAAAGACAATACGCTACACTCCATTTACACATTCGAGTGCCAGTCTGCTACTGCTTCTCCTTCTTCCATTCTCTTTATTTTTTCCTGCTAAAATACATTTGAAGTCTTATATACATAACTCTTGAAACCCCAGAAGAAAAACATTCGGCTTAAAATCTCTTTCAGTCCCCCCCTAAATATATGCACAAAGCCACAGCAATAATGTTGGTATTGTTTTGTATTACGATATAGACACTACTGTTTCAGTAGCCACTCCTGGTCTTTTACTACTCTCATCCACCCCAAGCTATGCAATCAAGTCTACCAAATCCAAGTATTTCATTTCTCTCCTTCTCTTGgtctatacatatatgtatatttacttTTTCTGTTTTGTGGGGACGAgctttttgtttgatttatgtTAAATTTTCAGTCTTGCTGCTACTGTGTATTTTCTTTAATGGGGTTTTGTCAAATGCTGATGATCCTTGCGATGAATTGAGTGGTAAAGCGTGATCTTGTGATTACTACTGTGGATTTAGctttattatgataattttaagTGTTTGTTTTTACTCTTATGCATATGTTGCAATTATGTTTTTGTTGTCAAATTTGTGATAAAGTTTCCATCTTTGGATATACATGTATATCTTGCAGTCTATGGTTGATTAATGATTAGTAACTGATATGGATTATGAGTATAGATTCTTCGATTCTTGGTTATGATTGGATTCTATTTTTGTTGATGTGATCATGGCAGGTTAAACGACACTGAAACTCTTATTATTAAAGCATCTACAGAAACTACCAACAACAAAGTATCTGCAGGAACTCCTAATGCCAAAGAAACCGGAGGAACTCCTAATACGAACACATCTAATGTGACTCCTAACAGCGAAGGATCACTAACAACTTGCCAGTAGAGTTATTCCACCTCATCAACTTCGTCAGTCTGCTATTACCTAAAGTTGACAAATCATCCCAACATGAAGAATCTTCCATGGACATACCAAAGTCTAGACACCAGTTGAAAATTGCTTATGATTTGCTCAATTCAGATTTAGCAACTTTTCTTGAAAATTCCTGCTGAAACCAGACCGGATTTTCTATGACTCTGGCGCAATGGGTACCTTCTCTAACAGCTGGCCTTGGCATTTCAAGTTGTTATTTGTGTCTTTTAGTGCGGCTTGCATGGCTTTCTTGGGTGCACCATCATTTTTAATGAGTAAGATTGATGGTAGATTGACCGTTTATGACTCCACCGTGATGCCGAAGTGGGTGATATTTCCATTCAGCATCGCGTATCACCTGCATTGGCGGCTCTGACACGCCTGAGCCAGTTAGATCCGGTGCTTCTATTGGCGGCTCTGACATGGTTTCGGTCAGAGCTTGAGCCCGAATGGTTTAATCTTGTTCACGAGCCTTGTCAAAAACCTGTTGTTCCTGTAGGCTTGTTGCCTCGATCAGCATTTGACCGATAATAATACATAATGTATTATCATATtgaaataatgtattttattggATAACAagttaaaataatgattatatgtccctttttttttttttttttgctaactaTTATATGTCCTTTTTTAATATAACCAATCAAGATAATTTGTATCATCTAAATCAACATAAATGTATCATCTGAATACAGTTAGAAGTtgtgttttattaatttttacaaaatgATATTTATAACCAACGGTTGACATTTTTAGGAAATtattgaatttcatttgaaactatGAATTTTACCAAATAATATGTctagttaaaaaaaatgtatttggattttaaatgaaatcaGTATATgcaaatactagtataaaactgaaaatttaaaataacatctcaaatcatattattcaaaatttgaaataaaattcaagATGTGATCTTATATCATTTGCgcaaaaaacatgtaaattAACTTGGCTTTGTATGCCATgcttttaaaaaagaaaataaagatgtttttgtttgtttaagGCCGAATAAAAGCTTAAACCGTTGAACCAAGCCGACCCGTTTATATTGAatgaattttttcttttttctcgattgattaaatcaataaaaatgaataataacAAACTATACATTTATTGTTTCAATATCTTGTGTcggaataaaataatattttagttaaataagTTTTTTACACGGTTATTGAGTTTTTTTATAGGAGGGGTGTCGGCTTTTGagaatatgaattaaatatatttaatatttataatttatatgaacatttatattataatttctatttttcatttttatgtttctttagattattaaaattttaaatataactaatagtttatataaattgttttaaatttattatttttaaaatttttttaaatatgatcatcatttttaaaaagatattaaatgttctttatatttaaaagtaaaatcCATGCTCAGGACGAACAAGTTGTCTCGCAGGAGAAAAAGCTCTTCATGAGTCACGCAGAGTACATCATTTGTATTATGTATTTAGCCTATAATTTTAGGCATGTGTGTtttttaattgttattattattaatcattgattttttttattatatacagAAAGGTTGAAATTAATGTAAATTCTTGTAACTTGTATGTATCTCCAAGAAGTAAAAGTCCAATTCAACATTCAAACCCAATAGcggtaatatttttcttttgcaaAGAACCTGATGTAAATTCTTTTAAGTTGTATGTATTTTCAACATTCAAACTCAATAGCATATAACCCGCTTAATTTGGAGAGACGCATTTCATGACCAAAACACTCGAAGCAACGTAGGACAtgctaaaatttgaattaactcCTCCCGACTCCAAGACTAAGATAACCATTGAGATGATGAGATGATACAGAATGCTAATCTCATCCAAGTATTGTTGATTTCTGACTTTTTTAAAAGTGATCAGGATGGGGTGTCCCCGTTCTTACCGAAAGGCTTTAACAAACTTTTCGTAGGAATACATGTAGCTAGGCGTACAACTCATCAAATCATGCCTTCCTCCATTCATGTAAGACTATTCATCAGTCGATCTTCTTAAATttttgtccttatttttttaattacataatgttagatataattgatgattactgatgttcttaaggtttgttttagaacaggaatcatcagagtttaatatggaagctgatcagagtctagtaaagtctgacagagtttgataaagtctgacagagtttgataaagtctgatcagagtttacatagtcaagactcgacagagtttacacgtggaaagagctcagaagcggatatacttcaaggaaggatagaagctgaggagtgatttgctgactatggaaactaaacagaaaactggagcaatctttgattgatagatttattagctgatttataggatatcaaatcagagattgattttgtaactgtgtctatataaacacagattagggttactctataggagttgagttatcgagtatattgttaagaaccctagcagctcttagtgatacaatataaatcactgagagagtttttgtaaccattcaagctttgtgaatataagagtttactgctttcaatctcttatattgtcttactgtgttacagattgtgatagctatatcagattatatagtgaatttataggacctaacaagtggtatcagagccagctctgttaagaatactacagtgagatcttaaacacaatcatgtctgaaaaatcacaagcttcatcctttagagttccaatccttaaggcatctgaatatccagtctggaaagagagaatgataatattcttagactctgttgatccagaatatcttgacaggatctttgatggaccacatatgcccaccaagctctctgttgggcttgctgatgaacctcagaagatggtcccaaaagaaaagaaagattatacccctgaggacatcctgtcaattagtaaagactcaaaggtgaaacaccttttgcacagtgctcttgacaatgcaatgtctaatagggtaattgggtgcaaaactgctaaacaaatctgggatgctctggaaaccagatgtcaaggaactcaggccattaagaaaaacagaaaaacaatccttacacaggagtatgagcactttgactcaaaatctggtgagtctctgacagatctgtatgacagatttgtcaaactgctgaatgacttatctctggtggacaaggaatatgatcttgaagactcaaatctcaaattccttctggctcttcctgaaaaatgggatttgaaagtcaccacaattagagacaatcttgatcttggagaaatgtctcttgatgatgtttatggaagattgaagacccatgaacttgaaatggagcaaaggagcaaacgtcatggaggaaaatcaaagtctgttgctctgaaagt
This genomic window contains:
- the LOC108224638 gene encoding putative pentatricopeptide repeat-containing protein At1g12700, mitochondrial; translation: MRRLISSLSLSTRKPHFLLLYHLHHTQTKPTQSSPIAHLNPSPIDPLNYLLTFIPQIKALSENPRNKNALTSLDSLLGQAHFLDSAASLIVIQYLCEIKKLGRAKDVFLKLKSEGKLKDCILFSLVYDCLVANSGIHDVEVVWNELCGNDLKIDVCDYVVYVCKFCGREEIKGIFERVVMGGRVLRRESYGALIGALCRENEGELGKEVMRVMGGLGIEVDCFSYYVLFRCFCRNGNVDEADWVLRELVKREFYIDICVYGNFLYGLCKTGKFREAKKLFLRLTKQDGVGGYKNVDFLKEGRRVIFQLKCEDNVPNILAYESYFRSLCDIGRLDEAEVLLKKMMNSRIVPEICVYGSFIKALFAADRDKDAIRFLQVEKKKGLVKVDEIASYVIKGLCQKRKLDEAVRIFDETSVLGEFLNRTNICNCILGNYWKEGRSAEAENLFRRLKEGNYGLRDASTYEVMINGYCNQSNGVKALLLFQEMVDRKIIISCALYEVIIRALCSCGSLREALKYLNDMVESGNMVYSRRWKIFISSTFAALEHG
- the LOC108224342 gene encoding GATA transcription factor 24 isoform X1, translated to MYNHSQAMNYPSHYSDKLGAGAGVPIDPISHELAYDESQGFEEGDTIANYEVVEGSDAAVSYDAVSQCGNTSDQLTLSFGGQVYVFDTVTADKVQQVLLILGGCELPSTAQPADIAYRNPPAQYQKDYPQRFSDPERAASLRRFYQKKQNRCFEKKIRYDVRHEVAVRMNRKKGQFTSKASEVSTGSNADDSGQDESTPETLCKHCGTSSRCTPMMRKGPDGPRTLCNACGLYWAQKGALRNIPKKSCDQPLAQIEQGEVEKSNFVPPVYTQ
- the LOC108224342 gene encoding GATA transcription factor 25 isoform X2; the protein is MYNHSQAMNYPSHYSDKLGAGAGVPIDPISHELAYDESQGFEEGDTIANYEVVEGSDAAVSYDAVSQCGNTSDQLTLSFGGQVYVFDTVTADKVQQVLLILGGCELPSTAQPADIAYRNPPAQYQKDYPQRFSDPERAASLRRFYQKKQNRCFEKKIRYDVRHEVAVRMNRKKGQFTSKASEVSTGSNADDSGQDESTPETLCKHCGTSSRCTPMMRKGPDGPRTLCNACGLYWAQKGALRNIPKKSCDQPLAQIEQ